Proteins encoded in a region of the Pseudomonas denitrificans (nom. rej.) genome:
- a CDS encoding TorF family putative porin — MNRPQWLVGALLACAPLTSALAVELGEGFALQIDTALVSDYRTRGISQTQNDPAAQLGLTLQHASGAYLGVWTSNVDFGGGLKTRQETDYYAGWYWQANDDIALDLGYIKYAYPKEAQFNQSDTYAILHAYGFEVAAYYGNDYPTYFGENQANLYTYLAYNAELPAEFKLRVRYGRNDAKDPLYLSGSGDTRDTYHEWEAKLSHEWVGFDWGVSYIDTDLSQNECRTQFGFGDVCTATVVASVSRSF, encoded by the coding sequence ATGAATCGCCCGCAATGGCTTGTCGGCGCGCTGCTCGCCTGCGCCCCGCTCACCTCCGCCCTGGCCGTGGAGCTCGGCGAAGGCTTCGCCCTGCAGATCGACACCGCACTGGTCAGCGACTACCGCACCCGCGGTATCTCGCAGACGCAGAACGACCCCGCCGCCCAGCTCGGCCTGACCCTGCAGCATGCCTCCGGCGCCTACCTGGGCGTGTGGACCTCCAACGTCGACTTCGGCGGCGGCCTGAAGACCCGCCAGGAAACCGACTACTACGCCGGCTGGTACTGGCAGGCCAACGACGACATCGCCCTGGACCTGGGCTACATCAAGTACGCCTACCCGAAGGAAGCCCAGTTCAACCAGAGCGATACCTACGCCATCCTCCACGCCTACGGCTTCGAAGTGGCGGCCTACTATGGCAACGACTACCCGACCTACTTCGGCGAGAACCAGGCCAACCTCTACACCTACCTGGCCTACAACGCCGAGCTGCCGGCGGAGTTCAAGCTGCGCGTGCGCTACGGCCGCAACGACGCCAAGGACCCGCTCTACCTCTCCGGCAGCGGCGACACCCGCGACACCTACCACGAGTGGGAAGCGAAGCTGAGCCATGAATGGGTGGGCTTCGACTGGGGGGTGAGCTACATCGACACCGACCTGTCGCAGAACGAGTGCCGCACGCAGTTCGGCTTCGGCGACGTGTGCACGGCGACCGTGGTCGCCAGCGTGAGCAGGAGCTTCTAA